The following coding sequences lie in one Brachionichthys hirsutus isolate HB-005 chromosome 15, CSIRO-AGI_Bhir_v1, whole genome shotgun sequence genomic window:
- the LOC137904332 gene encoding coiled-coil domain-containing protein 39-like — MTNVINTVLSEMGWDKRFAIPQINAENKALLEKIHKTEMELARLDNKLASDKDEKEYMTKYLKNVSQELENTEALCRAKESEIEMEKHLTALAEREAAHLSQQTAEMEKDRQCLGDRKNVLENQIFETKQKLEEFRKRMGWDQQRMDDFYNESKQKEDDTMAVMKYDQQDDQRIKSLTLEVEKKTLEANKMREALDQELTAMTSDQLALDKTMESLQQAHLETQQITNQWERTIEQMKQKDAAMQQCMLQQNQTNQNLREKSSAAAEMKHMLQIQRDNNEELERKRSSCSQLVSKLRLDLKEEETNRRRLQDELDSCKAIRDRLSSDVASVTSTISALKKEAEYNERRLKTEDDLIAALREKLEVVTRSVLSEEERVAQMDQLLVEEDRAVKELDIHLHKCREELCSQKESLRLLQTKKRDAAAQASRDESTVANLDGQLRKLEKELLRQQKTTAGQDSQIVSLAKQLSNLQGNVSSDDTQMLDVKIAELTKTLEERRRIAAKLTSSLKESENDIRRLRNEKEKSEAEKRELDGKLDELELLCNAKERELRSLKRENQDKLVEVNAMKIELKRKRDLQSKMVDGKLCLEARKVALQSAFQERESEIKAYKEALRQQVKVAERERHALKTELNKKLSEVDKLKARFEAMMLPMAAPEGEKEPPLAYYNTKATREREELRSRGENLDAKIRKTELENTGLQNIIQMWNASNAAFHASLCAEKKSGREYQEKRKLEEQLRAALQTAKSKRRQVAELQRDLQGRELTAAVPSAQHSGGVTSEEQDEKLTEFKEFNSSIDKMLMESAEGQPDLRAVLERYFLEANLSFPSMSSTPASTNTGRRSSSPSALQRPGASSRQPLALNVVEVGLDLPVTAPPLDSSRSSSSSSTSRRSTTRRPGASSRQPLALNVVEVGLDLPVTAPPLDSSRSSSSSRRK; from the exons ATGACGAACGTTATTAACACAGTTTTATCTGAGATGGGCTGGGACAAGCGCTTTGCCATCCCCCAAATCAACGCAGAAAACAAGGCGTTGTTAGAAAAG ATTCATAAGACCGAGATGGAATTGGCACGACTGGACAACAAACTCGCCAGCGACAAGGATGAAAAGGAGTACATGACCAAATACTTAAAAAATGTCAGCCAAGAGCTGGAAAACACAGAG GCTCTGTGCAGGGCGAAGGAAAGCGAAATCGAGATGGAGAAACACCTCACAGCCCTCGCAGAAAGGGAGGCGGCTCATCTGTCACAGCAGACCGCTGAGATGGAGAAGGACCGGCAATGTTTAGGAGACAGGAAGAACGTGCTCGAG AACCAAATATTCGAGACCAAACAGAAGCTGGAGGAGTTCAGGAAACGGATGGGTTGGGACCAGCAGCGCATGGATGACTTTTACAATGAGTCTAAACAGAAAGAGGACGACACGATGGCCGTCATGAAATATGATCAGCAAGATGATCAGAGGATCAAg TCGCTCACGCTGGAAGTAGAGAAGAAGACACTGGAGGCCAACAAAATGCGTGAAGCACTCGACCAAGAGTTGACAGCAATGACTTCTGACCAG CTTGCTTTGGATAAAACGATGGAGAGTTTGCAGCAGGCCCACCTGGAGACGCAGCAAATCACCAACCAATGGGAACGCACCATCGAGCAGATGAAGCAAAAGGACGCGGCGATGCAGCAATGCATGCTG CAACAGAACCAAACCAACCAGAACCTGAGAGAGAAGAGCAGCGCCGCGGCAGAGATGAAGCACATGCTGCAAATCCAAAGGGACAACAACGAGGaactggagaggaagaggagctcctGCAGCCAGCTGGTGTCCAAGCTGCGTCTGgatctgaaggaggaagagactAATCGCCGCAGGCTGCAGGACGAG TTGGACAGTTGTAAAGCTATCAGGGACAGATTGTCCTCTGATGTCGCTTCTGTCACGTCAACCATATCGGCATTGAAGAAGGAAGCCGAGTACAACGAGCGCAG ACTGAAGACGGAGGACGACCTCATCGCTGCGCTGCGGGAGAAGCTGGAGGTCGTGACCCGGAGCGTCCTCagcgaggaggagagagtcGCACAGATGGATCAGCTCCTCGTGGAGGAGGACCGAGCAGTcaag GAGTTGGACATCCACCTCCACAAGTGCAGGGAGGAGCTTTGTAGTCAGAAGGAAAGTTTGCGGCTCCtccaaacaaagaaaagagatgCTGCCGCCCAGGCTTCAAGGGACGAATCAACCGTCGCCAACCTGGATGGCCAGCTGAGAAAACTGGAGAAGGAATTGTTGAGGCAGCAGAAGACCACAGCGGGACAG GACTCCCAGATTGTCAGCTTGGCCAAACAACTGTCAAACCTGCAAGGCAACGTCAGCTCAGACGACACACAAATGCTGGATGTGAAGATCGCTGAGCTGACCAAAACcctagaggagaggaggaggatagcCGCCAAGCTGACCAGCTCGCTTAAGGAGTCCGAG AACGACATTCGCCGTCTGAGGAACGAGAAGGAGAAATCAGAAGCTGAAAAGAGAGAGCTGGACGGGAAGCTGGACgagctggagctgctctgtAACGCCAAAGAGAGGGAGCTGAGGAGTCTCAAGCGTGAGAATCAG GACAAGTTGGTGGAGGTCAATGCCATGAAAATAGAGCTGAAGCGCAAGAGGGATCTGCAGTCCAAAATGGTGGACGGAAAGCTGTGCTTGGAGGCCAGgaaggtggcgctgcagagcgccttccaggagagggagagcgagatcAAGGCCTACAAGGAAGCGCTCCGGCAGCAGGTGAAGGTCGCCGAGCGGGAGAGACATGCGCTCAAAACCGAGCTGAACAAGAAGCTGTCCGAGGTGGACAAGCTGAAGGCACGCTTCGAGGCCATGATGCTGCCGATGGCGGCTCCCGAGGGCGAGAAGGAGCCGCCCCTGGCTTACTACAACACAAAG GCCAcacgggagagggaggagctccggAGTCGGGGGGAGAACCTGGACGCGAAGATCCGGAAGACGGAGCTGGAGAATACGGGCCTGCAGAACATCATCCAGATGTGGAACGCCAGCAACGCGGCATTCCACGCTTCCCTCTGCGCGGAGAAAAAGTCCG GCCGGGAATACCAGGAAAAGCGGAAGCTGGAGGAGCAACTGAGGGCAGCTTTGCAGACGGCCAAGTCGAAGAGACGCCAGGTAGCAGAGCTCCAACGGGATTTACAG GGTCGCGAGTTGACCGCGGCGGTCCCCTCTGCTCAGCACTCCGGGGGCGTGACGTCCGAGGAGCAGGACGAGAAACTGACGGAGTTCAAGGAGTTCAACAGCAGCATCGACAAGATGCTGATGGAGTCCGCGGAGGGGCAGCCCGACCTCAGAGCGGTGCTGGAGCGGTACTTCCTGGAG GCCAACCTGTCTTTCCCGTCCATGTCGTCCACTCCCGCCAGCACGAACACCGGCCGCCGCTCGTCTTCACCGAG CGCCCTCCAGCGCCCTGGGGCCTCCTCTCGTCAACCCCTGGCGCTGAACGTTGTGGAGGTGGGCTTGGATCTGCCCGTGACCGCCCCTCCTCTCGACTCCTCCAGgagttccagctcctcctccacctcccgtAGGTCCACGACCCGTCGCCCTGGGGCCTCCTCTCGTCAACCCCTGGCGCTGAACGTTGTGGAGGTGGGCTTGGATCTGCCCGTGACCGCCCCTCCTCTCGACTCCTCCAGgagttccagctcctccaggagaaaatga
- the asip2b gene encoding agouti-signaling protein 2b has translation MREIPGKHLLCLFLLFFPLSWTENDVRKTSEVAMRSQPMTRRLRKISPPKESHLQKKKSNLAPRARHCGRPMASCSSQLPCCDPCAFCRCRLFRTVCYCWRLNSECPRKT, from the exons atgagggAGATCCCGGGCAAACACTTGTtgtgcctcttcctcctcttcttcccgcTGTCCTGGACAGAGAACGACGTGAGGAAGACTTCGGAAGTCGCAA TGAGGAGTCAGCCAATGACCAGACGACTGCGAAAGATTTCTCCACCAAAGGAAAGTCACCTTCAG aaaaaaaagtcaaacctcGCCCCTCGGGCCCGTCACTGTGGACGCCCGATGGCGAGCTGCTCCTCCCAGCTGCCGTGCTGCGACCCCTGCGCCTTCTGCCGATGTCGGCTCTTCAGGACCGTCTGCTACTGCTGGAGGCTGAACTCCGAGTGCCCGAGGAAGACGTAG
- the LOC137904739 gene encoding uncharacterized protein has product MFHMTHDALLPPPGQIELPFRGLLHTGSLASMDPRLLFAASVLLLMDITSITSTTSSEEVRASQCKVIWLFGILCPDVFVKLVNQIEAWQVGQRCPYEGQRCRYEVRKARLSYNKAGGTLRILYEEMFPQNPYLIKATHTDPTSRNVTDLQFVLEQKTVCEVTGEVAPELSNDPAGNSTFCSLQNLMDGSDLINAVGYKQISNKWICPGLVANCSFS; this is encoded by the exons ATGTTCCACATGACCCATGATGCGCTCCTCCCCCCACCTGGGCAGATTGAGCTGCCATTCAGAGGACTTCTTCACACAGGATCACTCGCCAGCATGGACCCTCGACTCCTCTTCGCAGCTTCAGTTCTCCTCCTGATGGACATCACCTCCAtcacctccaccacctccagcgAGGAGGTGCGCGCCTCGCAGTGCAAAGTCATATG gttGTTTGGCATTTTGTGTCCAGACGTTTTTGTGAAGCTGGTGAACCAGATCGAGGCCTGGCAGGTCGGGCAGAGATGTCCCTATGAAGGACAGAGGTGCCGCTACGAGGTCAGGAAGGCCCGGCTGAGTTATAATAAAGCAGGAGGCACATTAAGAATATTATACGAAGAGATGTTTCCTCAGA ATCCGTACCTGATCAAAGCCACGCACACGGATCCAACAAGCAGAAACGTGACCGACCTTCAGTTTGTTCTGGAGCAGAAAACCGTCTGCGAAGTGACC GGAGAAGTAGCTCCTGAGCTCTCCAACGACCCAGCAGGGAACAGCACCTtctgcagcctgcagaaccTGATGGACG GGAGTGATCTGATCAATGCTGTGGGATACAAACAAATCAGCAACAAGTGGATCTGTCCCGGCCTCGTGGCAAACTGCTCCTTTTCCTAA
- the ripk2 gene encoding receptor-interacting serine/threonine-protein kinase 2 has product MEPSAATGCMNIGSLTSALPVIPYQKLTDLYYISKGGFGTVFRAQHSDWRTTVAIKCLKLDCPVGERERSCLLKEAEVLHKARFNYIIQIFGICNEPEFFCIVTEFMSNGSLDLLLHEKELYPELAWPLRLRILYEIALGVNFLHNMSPPLLHHDLKTQNILLDGEFHVKIADFGLSKWRQLSFSKGSGSKPTEMGGTVIYMPPEKYEPSKSRRGDVKHDVYSYAIIMWEVLSRQVPFEEVTNPMQIMFSVLRGTRPDTSLDSLPADIPGRGTLVGLMSCGWTANPDERPSFLKCLIELEPMVRKYDDIDFLEALLEIKRSKLMAGAGCCATQPLCERRNEEGSLNALKEKPNPWPESSGSGSCSSQDTDISLPGALTSSNTAPSREELPPSFLPHNLEPPESLKDHCALNGYQSARPMNDLNQIKPALPTNEYETQLDKPQPRQAADCSPSWHGLPAKGPISEWIGMRREEIAAQMTEACLNQSLDALLARSMLMREDYELVVIQATRTAKVRQLLDNCHRHGEDFCRVVVRKLHENKQMGLQPYPAGIVSPTAAPPPSAPPLSTSCNITRNI; this is encoded by the exons ATGGAGCCTTCCGCGGCCACCGGGTGCATGAACATCGGCAGCCTGACCAGCGCCTTGCCGGTGATCCCCTACCAGAAGCTGACCGACCTGTACTACATCAGCAAAGGGGGCTTCGGCACCGTGTTCAGGGCGCAGCACTCCGACTGGAGGACCACCGTGGCCATCAAGTGCCTGAAGCTCGACTGTCCCGTCGGAGAAAG AGAGAGGAGCTGCCTGCTGAAGGAGGCGGAGGTTCTCCACAAAGCCAGGTTCAACTACATCATCCAGATTTTTGGCATCTGCAACGAGCCGGAGTTCTTCTGCATCGTCACGGAGTTCATGAGCAACGGTTCTCTGGACCTGTTGCTCCACGAG AAGGAACTCTACCCTGAACTCGCTTGGCCTTTGCGGCTGAGGATTCTGTATGAGATCGCCCTGGGGGTCAACTTCCTTCACAACATGAGCCCACCCCTCTTGCATCACGACCTAAAGACACAGAACATCCTGTTGGACGGGGAGTTTCacgtgaag ATCGCAGACTTTGGACTCTCAAAGTGGCGGCAACTCTCCTTCAGCAAAGGCTCCGGCTCCAAGCCCACCGAGATGGGGGGCACGGTGATCTACATGCCCCCCGAGAAATACGAGCCATCCAAGAGTCGCCGGGGCGACGTGAAGCACGACGTGTACAG CTATGCCATCATCATGTGGGAGGTGCTGTCCAGGCAGGTTCCATTTGAAG AGGTGACCAACCCCATGCAGATCATGTTCAGCGTGCTGCGCGGGACGCGACCCGACACCAGTCTGGACAGCCTCCCGGCCGACATTCCCGGCAGAGGGACCCTCGTCGGTCTGATGAGCTGCGGTTGGACGGCCAACCCCGACGAACGGCCTTCCTTCCTCA AGTGTCTGATCGAGCTGGAGCCCATGGTGAGGAAGTACGATGACATTGACTTCCTGGAAGCCCTGTTGGAGAttaagaggtcaaag CTGATGGCGGGGGCAGGCTGTTGTGCCACCCAGCCCCTGTGTGAGAGGAGGAATGAGGAGGGCTCTCTGAACGCGCTCAAGGAGAAGCCTAACCCCTGGCCG GAGAGCTCAGGCTCAGGCTCCTGTTCGTCCCAGGACACGGACATCTCTCTGCCGGGGGCCCTCACCAGCAGCAACACCGCCCCCTCTCGAG AGGAGCTCCCTCCGTCGTTCCTGCCTCATAATCTGGAGCCCCCGGAGTCTCTGAAGGACCACTGCGCCCTGAACGGCTACCAGAGCGCCAGGCCGATGAACGACCTGAACCAAATCAAGCCCGCCCTGCCCACCAATGAGTACGAGACGCAGCTGGATAAGCCGCAGCCTCGGCAAGCAG CAGATTGCTCTCCTTCGTGGCACGGCCTCCCCGCCAAAGGCCCGATCTCCGAGTGGATCGGGATGCGGCGCGAGGAGATCGCCGCCCAGATGACGGAGGCCTGTCTGAACCAGAGCTTGGACGCCCTGCTGGCCCGCTCCATGCTGATGCGGGAGGATTACGAGCTGGTGGTGATCCAGGCCACGCGCACCGCCAAGGTACGCCAACTCTTGGACAACTGTCACCGGCACGGCGAGGACTTCTGCCGCGTCGTGGTGCGCAAGCTGCACGAGAACAAGCAGATGGGCCTGCAGCCGTACCCGGCGGGAATTGTCTCCCCGACCGCAGCCCCGCCGCCCAGCGCCCCGCCGTTATCCACGTCCTGCAACATCACCAGGAACATATAG